One Chloroflexota bacterium genomic window, GTGCAACGGGAGATCGAGGCCCTCGAACTCGTGCGACACGTGGACGTTGTGGGGCACTACTTTACAGAACGGCTCGCGGATGTCCAAAAGCGACACCCCGTGATCTCGGACATTCGAGGGCGCGGCCTTCTCCTCGCGGTGGAGTTTGCCGAGGAGATTGCGCGGACCGTCCTGGACGACCTGCGCGACCGCGGGCTCATCGCAAACGCGCTATCCCCACGCACGCTGCGCTTCGTGCCCCCTCTCATCGTGAGCCAGGAAGAGGTTGACGAGGCCGTCGACATCCTCGACGCGTCTCTCGCGGCGCGCTGACCCGTCCCGGTCATCGCTCCAGGGCCTCCGCGACCGCCTCTTGTGATATGGCCCCGGGGCGAAGAATCTGATACCCGGGCCCCGATAGGTTGACGATTGTTGACTCGATCCCGCCCGGCGTTTCTCCCGCGTCGACGACGAGGTCTACCGATGAGCCGATCGCCTCGGCGGCCTCAGAACCGGTCCGGGCGGCGGGCTGGCCGGTCTTGTTGGCGCTGGTCGTCGCGACACGCCCGCCGGCGGCGCCGATGATGGCGAGCGCCGCGGCGTGGGCGGGGGCGCGGATTCCGAGCGTATTCAACCCCGATGCAGACGGCGACCGCCGTGGAAGGATGATGGTGAGGCCGCCCGGCCAGAATCGCGCTGCCAGCCGTTCCGCCCTGGAGTCGACCACGCACCACGCGCGCGCATCCTCGATGGTGCAGACGAGCCAGATGATCGCCTTTTCGTCCGGTCGTCCCTTGACCTCGTAGACGCGTCGAATGGCTGCCTCGTTCAGCGGATCGCAGCCGACCCCGTACACGGTGTCGGTGGGATAGACCACGAGCCCGCCGCGACGGATGATCGTGGCGGCGCGCTGTGCGATCTCCTGGTCTATCTCGGGAACGCCGGTCCAACGCGCGATCCGCTCGTGCGTGTTAGCCACCGGCGGAGGGTCGGTCGACGAGGAGGTACCGTTCGGTTCCGGAGGCATCGCATTCCGTTCGGATAGGCCAGCTCGGCAGGATGAACCGCGCGGCGTCGCGAAGCCGCGGGCTCTGGCCATCCCCGAATTCCATCAGCGCCGTGCCTCCCGGTTCCATCACGCGAGGCAGCGCAGTCAGGAGCGATTGGATCACAGCCGTCCCGTCAGCGCCGCCGTCGAGCGCGCGCCGGGGCTCGAATTCAGCCACTTCTGGCTCCAGCTGGTCGATCTCATTCGTGGGCACGTATGGGAGGTTCGCGACGATGAGGGGAGATTGAAGTGCCAGACCATCGACCACATCGCACGCCACGAGCTCGAGTCGTTCGGCGACCTCGTGGGTCACCGCATTCGATCGTGCGAGGCGCAAGCATTGGAGATCGACATCGGTCGCCACAACCCGGCAGTCCGATCGACTCGCGAGGATCGTCACGGCGATGGAGCCACACCCTGTCCCCACGTCGAGCACGTCGAAGGGTCGGTTGATGGCGGCTCCCGCGTCCATCGACCGCTCTGCGCGGAGTCGGGTGATACAGTCGAGCGCGAGGGATACGAGCCCTTCTGTTTCCGGGCGTGGGATCAGGGCAGAACGGTCGACGGAAAATCGCCGGCCATAGAAATCGCGGTACCCGAGAATGTATGCGAGGGGCTCGCGGTGGCATCGACGCTCCACGAGCGCCTGAAAGACGTGGAGCTGGGCCCTCGATACCATCGCGTCGGGGTGCGCGAGCACCTCTTCACGCCCGAGCCCGGTGGCTCGCTCGAAGAGCACGAGGGCAGTAAGCCACGGAGCGTCTACTCCTGATCGACGCATTCGATCCTGGGCCCAGCTGAGCGCGGATGACCCTAAGGGTGACGGACCCGAGATCGCGAAGTGTGAAGGCAAAGCCACGCGTTTTCCCCTTGGAGCTCATGGTCTGGGGCTGAGTGGGCCGTCCTCACTGTGTTGAGACGCCAAAATGAGCGGCTCGATCAGGAGATCGAGCTGCCCTTCCATTATGCTGTCGAGCTGGTGCACGGTGAGCCCGATTCGGTGATCTGTAACACGATTCTCGCGATAGTTGTAGGTTCGGATCTTCTCGGCGCGCTCGCCCGTCCCGACCTGTGATCGGCGCAGCTCCGCGACCTGATCGTGCTGGGCTCGCTGCTGGAGGTCGTACAGGCGTGACCGAAGGACGGCCATCGCTTTGTTCTTGTTCTTGAGCTGGCTCTTCTCGTCCTGGCAGGTGACGACCATTCCTGTGGGTAGGTGGGTGATGCGGACGGCTGAGTCGGTCGTGTTCACGCTCTGCCCGCCGTGGCCTGTCGAGCGATAGACGTCGATTCGCAGGTCTTCCTCGGCGATCTGGATGTCGACTTCCTCGGCTTCTGGAAGGACGGCGACTGTGGCGGTCGACGTGTGAATGCGTCCGCTAGCCTCGGTTACCGGCACCCGCTGCACGCGGTGCACGCCGCTCTCGTACTTCAGGCGGCTGTAGGCGCCGCGCCCGGTGATCTCCAGGATCACCTCCTTGAGACCGCCGACGCCCGATTCGCTCGTGGACATCACGTCGGCCTTCCAGCCTCGGTCCTCGGCATAGCGCAGGTACGCTCGCAGCAGGTCCGCGGCAAAAAGCGAGGCTTCGTCTCCGCCGGTGCCTGCCCGGATCTCGATGATCACGTTGCGCTCGTCGTTGGGGTCGCGCGGCCGCATCAGCTCTCGCAGGTCGGAGATGAGCTGCCTCTGTCGGCGTTCGAGAGACTCGATCTCCTCCATTGCCAGCGTGCGAAGCTCCTCGTCCTCCTCGGCAAGCAGCGCACGGTTCTCCTGGATCTGGCGTTCGACGTCGGCCAGCTCCCGGCCGCGATCAGCGATCGGGGCCAGCGATGCCTGCTCGCGACCAAGCTCCTGCAGCCGCCGCGAATCGGTCACCACGTCGGGCCTCGTCATTTCCTGGTCGATCTCCTTCAGGCGCGCCTCCGCGTCCGCGATTCGCGCGCGCAGGGATTCGCCCAAGCCGGTGACGGTTTGTGTCACGATCGTCCTCGCGTTTCTCTGAGCCTTATCAGCGCGTCCGAAATTGGGACGCTTTGCGGAGCCGTTTGTTGGAGGTCGCGCAAGGCAACGGTCCCGTCCTTCACTTCATCATCGCCGAAAAACGCTGCCCATCGCGCGCCACTCGCATCGGCATTGCGCAGCCGCGCACGGAGGGACTTCGATCCAACGCCGGCGACGACGCGGACGCCATTTTCTCGAAGACTCGAAACAAATCGCGCGGCGGCGTCTTTTCCACGCTCGCTCAAGGGTGCGACGAACACGTCTGGGAGCGTCGGATCGTCGACGCTCACCCCCTGCGCGCGCAGATTCAGGATGAGGCGCTCGATCCCCGTTCCGAAGCCCACCCCGGGCGTATGGCGCCCCCCAATCTGCTCGGCCAGTCCGTCGTAGCGGCCGCCGCCGCCAATCGAAGACTGCGCGCCCACCCGGGGCGGCCAAACTTCGAACACGGTTCGCGTGTAGTAGTCGAACCCGCGCACGAGACGGCTGTTCAACGAGAAGGAAATCCCCTCGATCTCCAGGAGATGCCGAACCGAGGCGAAATGCGCCGTACATTCGGCGCACAAATGATCGACGAACGAAGGCGCCGCGTCGGCGACGGGCTGACAGGTCGGGACCTTGCAGTCGAGCAGGCGCAGGGGATTGCGCTCCAGACGGCGTCGGCAATCGGCGCAGAGAACGGGCTCGCCGGTCTCTTCGTTCAGCATCTTCCCGGTGTAGTACTGACGAAGCGCGGCGATGTAGGCCGGTCGGCAAATAGGACATCCAATGGAATTGAGCTGAATCGAAAGTTCCCGCAGCCCGAGGGCCCCATACAGGCGCCAGAGCAGGGTGATGATCTCTGCGTCGAGCGCCGGGTCGTCGTCGCCGAGGGCTTCGCAGTCGAACTGGTGGTGCTCCCGAAGCCGACCCGCTTGGGGGCGGTCATAGCGAAACACGCTGATCAAGCTAAAGAGTCGTACCGGCTGTGGACCAGCATACAGCCCGTGCTCCAGATAGGCACGAACGATCGGAGCCGTGCCTTCCGCGCGCAGCGTGATGTCCGCTCCGCCCTTGTCCCGAAACGAGTACATTTCTTTTTCGACAACATCCGTGGTTTCGCCTGCACCGTGATAGAACAGAGCGGTGTCTTCGAAGGTCGGCGTGCGGATCTCGCGATAGCCGAAGCTCGCGGCGAAACGGCGCGCGGTCGATTCGACGAACGTCCAGTACGGGACGTCTTCGGGCAGGATGTCTTGCGTTCCACGCGGTGCTTGGTACACTGAACCCCTCACGAACATTCCACAGTGAGCACTATATTATACGGGAACATGCGTATCTGCCTGGCGTATCTGCACAGATATGACCATTTGTTTAGGCTGATCGTCTGCGAGGCGCTTGCGTTGGTCCGATTCGTCGTGCACGTTCACCCGCGGTCGACCCGAATCGCCGTGCGACGCGGCGACGGCCGCGTTGAGGTCTGGACGACGTCCCCACCGGTACAGGGCAAAGCGAACGAATCG contains:
- a CDS encoding DUF167 domain-containing protein, which encodes MFRLIVCEALALVRFVVHVHPRSTRIAVRRGDGRVEVWTTSPPVQGKANESVREILADWLDIPVSRVRILSGGTGRTKLVDAMGVHELPS
- a CDS encoding L-threonylcarbamoyladenylate synthase, with translation MANTHERIARWTGVPEIDQEIAQRAATIIRRGGLVVYPTDTVYGVGCDPLNEAAIRRVYEVKGRPDEKAIIWLVCTIEDARAWCVVDSRAERLAARFWPGGLTIILPRRSPSASGLNTLGIRAPAHAAALAIIGAAGGRVATTSANKTGQPAARTGSEAAEAIGSSVDLVVDAGETPGGIESTIVNLSGPGYQILRPGAISQEAVAEALER
- the prmC gene encoding peptide chain release factor N(5)-glutamine methyltransferase — translated: MALPSHFAISGPSPLGSSALSWAQDRMRRSGVDAPWLTALVLFERATGLGREEVLAHPDAMVSRAQLHVFQALVERRCHREPLAYILGYRDFYGRRFSVDRSALIPRPETEGLVSLALDCITRLRAERSMDAGAAINRPFDVLDVGTGCGSIAVTILASRSDCRVVATDVDLQCLRLARSNAVTHEVAERLELVACDVVDGLALQSPLIVANLPYVPTNEIDQLEPEVAEFEPRRALDGGADGTAVIQSLLTALPRVMEPGGTALMEFGDGQSPRLRDAARFILPSWPIRTECDASGTERYLLVDRPSAGG
- the hisS gene encoding histidine--tRNA ligase, with the protein product MYQAPRGTQDILPEDVPYWTFVESTARRFAASFGYREIRTPTFEDTALFYHGAGETTDVVEKEMYSFRDKGGADITLRAEGTAPIVRAYLEHGLYAGPQPVRLFSLISVFRYDRPQAGRLREHHQFDCEALGDDDPALDAEIITLLWRLYGALGLRELSIQLNSIGCPICRPAYIAALRQYYTGKMLNEETGEPVLCADCRRRLERNPLRLLDCKVPTCQPVADAAPSFVDHLCAECTAHFASVRHLLEIEGISFSLNSRLVRGFDYYTRTVFEVWPPRVGAQSSIGGGGRYDGLAEQIGGRHTPGVGFGTGIERLILNLRAQGVSVDDPTLPDVFVAPLSERGKDAAARFVSSLRENGVRVVAGVGSKSLRARLRNADASGARWAAFFGDDEVKDGTVALRDLQQTAPQSVPISDALIRLRETRGRS
- the prfA gene encoding peptide chain release factor 1 — protein: MRARIADAEARLKEIDQEMTRPDVVTDSRRLQELGREQASLAPIADRGRELADVERQIQENRALLAEEDEELRTLAMEEIESLERRQRQLISDLRELMRPRDPNDERNVIIEIRAGTGGDEASLFAADLLRAYLRYAEDRGWKADVMSTSESGVGGLKEVILEITGRGAYSRLKYESGVHRVQRVPVTEASGRIHTSTATVAVLPEAEEVDIQIAEEDLRIDVYRSTGHGGQSVNTTDSAVRITHLPTGMVVTCQDEKSQLKNKNKAMAVLRSRLYDLQQRAQHDQVAELRRSQVGTGERAEKIRTYNYRENRVTDHRIGLTVHQLDSIMEGQLDLLIEPLILASQHSEDGPLSPRP